GGTCACCGCGTCCAATAGCCCACTCGTTGTGGCGTCGGCACCGCCAAACGCCGTGCCGGGCCAAGACGCGTACTACGTGTTCAACACCGGGAATTATCCCTTCTCAGTCGCACCGATCTATATCGCGAACAACGACGCTGTAGGAACGACAATCTTTGACCGGCTGATCTGACTTGCCCGGGTCGTCGGTCGTTCCGCGAGCACCCGGACCCAACGGCGTAACGATCGCAGGCTCACAGCCCGTAGCCGATCGGCAACCGCGGCGCCACGTCATGCACAGCCGCCCGGCTCTACGCCGACGCCCGAGCGCGGGGAAAACGAAACCCCCACGCCATCCGCGCATCGTAGCGCGCGCATAGATCCGCGTCATCGGGGCCTGCTGGCAACTCAGGACAACCCTACGACCCCGCCATCTACCAAGCCCGTCAACGCATCCCAGCATGACGACCGACTTAGCGAACTCAAACGCCTTAACAGCTACCGCAATGCGAGCTGTTGAGCCCCGCGAACAGTCCAGGAACCCATTCCTGGACGTCGCGGGGCCAGCCGAAAAGTCAGCACCCCGAGCTGTACCGCATGACTAGCGGCACACACCACGAACAGTCCCAGCGTAACGATTCTGCCGCGATTGGTGATTCGGCTCCCGGGCCTAACTCTTAAGCCGTGCCGAATCCGTTGTTACCGGCCGCCGCCGCACGCGGGCCACCCAACCTGATTGCCAGCGGTATGGGTGTGCCCACCTCATCGGTGGCCTCCGCGTCGCGATAGACACCGACGGTGTACTCGCCTTCGGATTCAATCGCGAACGACAGGTCATAGGTAAAGCACCGGTACTTCGACGGACTGTTGCTTTGGTCGGGCCAGTCCCAAATCGATCGGATCGCCCCGCGCCGTTCACCGGCAGGATCCTTACAGACCACATAGATCTGTGGATCGTAATCACCACCAGACGGCGCGTGCAACACTAGAACAACCGGAACCGTTAACCACATTGGGATCTGGTCAACGTCATAGCTGGTCGTGGGAATCTGGGTGGCGTTAATCGCGGCCCCGTCGAGGGTGGCCGAACCCGCCACGAACAATGCGGCTAAGTGCATTGCGACAGCCTAATACAGCAGCCGATGCACCCAGTGATCGACACCTCGGAGACATGCGCGACGTGCCTCACATAGTTTGAGCGCGCGGCGGGGGTTATCTGAGCGCCGGGCGACTGTAGGGTTGCTCCATGGGCGAGGCAAACGAATGAAGCGGCTCAGCGGCTGGGACGCGATACTGCTCTACAGTGAGACGCCGAACGTGCATATGCACACCATGAAAATCGCCATCCACCAGCTCGATGAGGACCATCGACACTTCGATATCGAGGCGTTTCGCGAAGTCATGCGCACGCGGCTGAAGAAGCTTGAGCCGTTGTGCTATCAGCTCATTGAGGTACCGCTCAAGTTCCACCACCCGATGTGGCGGGAGAACTGCGAGGTTGACCTCAACTACCACATCCGGCCGTGGACGATACCCGCTCCGGGTGGTCGTCGCGAGTTCGACGAGGCGGTCGGACAAATTGCCAGCACGCCGCTAGACCGAAACCGCCCGCTGTGGGAGATGTACTTCGTCGAGGGCCTGGCGAACAACCGGATCGCGACGATCGGCAAGATCCATCACGCGCTCGCCGACGGGGTTGCTTCGGCGAACCTGCTGGCCCGCAGCTTGGACCCGCAGCCCGGACCGGAGGGACCCTATGTGCCTGACCCCGCCCCTACAACAGGGCAGCTGATGGGTTCGGCGCTGGTGGACCACGCGCGCCAACTCGCGCGGCTCCCGCGAACGATCCGCTACACCACGCAAGGTATGGCTCGGGTGCGGCGCAGTTCGCGGAAGCTCTCACCGGAGCTGACGAAGCCGTTCACGCCGCCGCCTACTTTCATGAACCATGTGCTCACCCCCGAGCGCAGGTTCGCTACCGCCACCTTGGCGTTGGCGGATGTGAAGGGTACAGGCAAGCGGCTCGGGGCGACGATCAACGACATGGTGCTGGCCATGTCCACCGGGGCACTTCGTCGGTTGTCGCTACGC
The sequence above is drawn from the Mycobacterium riyadhense genome and encodes:
- a CDS encoding WS/DGAT/MGAT family O-acyltransferase — translated: MKRLSGWDAILLYSETPNVHMHTMKIAIHQLDEDHRHFDIEAFREVMRTRLKKLEPLCYQLIEVPLKFHHPMWRENCEVDLNYHIRPWTIPAPGGRREFDEAVGQIASTPLDRNRPLWEMYFVEGLANNRIATIGKIHHALADGVASANLLARSLDPQPGPEGPYVPDPAPTTGQLMGSALVDHARQLARLPRTIRYTTQGMARVRRSSRKLSPELTKPFTPPPTFMNHVLTPERRFATATLALADVKGTGKRLGATINDMVLAMSTGALRRLSLRYDGKAEPLLASIPVSFDFSPDRISGNRFGGILVALPVDVDDPLERVRGCHENATSAKEVHQLMGPELVSRWAAYMPPAAAEAYFRRASSSDEQNKFLNLNISNVPGPRERGWFGGTPVTEIYSVGPLTAGSGLNITVWSYVDQLNISVLADSATLGDPHEVTAAMIADFIEIRRAAGISEELTVVETAMAPA